One Oncorhynchus masou masou isolate Uvic2021 chromosome 2, UVic_Omas_1.1, whole genome shotgun sequence genomic region harbors:
- the LOC135558801 gene encoding guanine nucleotide-binding protein G(o) subunit alpha-like isoform X1 has protein sequence MDIIDEKKMVTLSVEDGPWTGCAVLFLHSCPAVNLLSLYKDQQGKFSVFKVLKLTLTDSAGGLEGYEILKLHDADPLLGVELKFEDVAACRRFLQSYGSGAVQQSLSQHACRLLHGPQELALETQLKAGTHTLDFCLDDLELCLQHIHQSQPGRLRDDEIAELDQQLQSQALGHIPQPPTLSQEEPPVPSNCFLFQKRVFGGGESGKSTIVKQMKIIHEDGFSGDDVKQYKPVVYSNTIQSLAAVLRAMDSLGIEYADKDRKADAKLVCDVVTRMEDTEPYSAELLTAMKRLWADAGTQECFNRAREYQLNDSAAYYLDSLDRIGAADYQPTEQDILRTRVKTTGIVETHFTFKNLHFRLFDVGGQRSERKKWIHCFEDVTAIIFCVALSGYDQVLHEDETTNRMHESLMLFDSICNNKFFIDTSIILFLNKKDLFEEKIKKSPLSICFPEYTGANTYDDATAYIQVQFESKSRSPNKEIYCHLTCATDTGNIQVVFDAVTDIIIANNLRGCGLY, from the exons ATGGACATAATAGATGAAAAG AAAATGGTGACACTGAGTGTAGAGGATGGCCCGTGGACAGGATGTGCGGTTCTCTTCCTGCACTCCTGTCCCGCAGTgaacctgctctctctctacaAAGACCAGCAGGGCAAGTTCAGCGTCTTCAAAGTCCTCAAGCTGACACTCACAG ACTCAGCTGGGGGGCTGGAGGGGTACGAGATCCTGAAGCTGCATGATGCAGATCCTCTGCTGGGTGTAGAGTTGAAGTTTGAGGATGTGGCGGCGTGCCGCAGGTTCCTGCAGAGCTATGGCTCCGGTGCCGTACAACAGTCCCTCTCCCAGCACGCCTGCCGCCTCCTCCACGGCCCACAGGAGCTTGCCTTGGAAACCCAGCTCAAAGCCGGGACGCACACTTTGGACTTTTGTCTGGACGACCTGGAGCTCTGTCTGCAACACATCCACCAGTCACAG CCGGGGCGCCTAAGGGATGATGAGATTGCTGAGCTGGACCAGCAGCTGCAGAGCCAGGCCTTGGGTCACATCCCCCAGCCACCCACCCTCTCACAGGAAGAGCCCCCCGTGCCCAGCAATTGTTTCCTGTTCCAGAAGAGGGTGTTTG GGGGAGGAGAATCGGGCAAAAGCACCATCGTCAAACAAATGAA gatTATCCATGAGGATGGCTTTTCTGGGGATGATGTGAAGCAGTATAAGCCTGTGGTCTACAGCAACACCATCCAGAGTTTGGCTGCCGTCCTCCGAGCTATGGACTCTCTGGGCATTGAGTACGCAGACAAGGACAGAAAG gcGGATGCTAAGCTGGTGTGTGATGTGGTCACTCGTATGGAGGACACAGAGCCCTACTCAGCAGAGCTGCTGACAGCTATGAAGCGTCTGTGGGCCGATGCCGGGACCCAGGAGTGTTTCAACAGGGCCAGGGAGTACCAGCTCAATGATTCCGCTGCCTA CTACCTGGACAGTTTAGACCGTATTGGTGCTGCTGACTACCAGCCCACCGAGCAGGACATCCTGAGAACCCGAGTCAAGACCACTGGGATCGTGGAGACCCATTTCACCTTCAAAAACCTGCACTTTAG GCTGTTTGATgttggaggtcagaggtcagagagaAAGAAGTGGATCCACTGCTTTGAGGATGTGACGGCCATTATCTTCTGTGTGGCGTTAAGTGGCTATGATCAGGTTCTGCATGAGGACGAAACAACT AATCGCATGCACGAGTCCCTCATGCTCTTCGACTCTATCTGTAACAACAAGTTCTTCATCGACACCTCCATCATCCTTTTCCTCAACAAGAAGGATCTGTTCGAGGAGAAGATTAAGAAGTCACCACTGAGTATCTGTTTCCCTGAATATACAG GTGCTAACACTTATGATGATGCTACTGCATACATTCAGGTGCAATTTGAGAGTAAGAGCCGTTCGCCCAACAAGGAGATCTACTGTCACCTGACCTGTgccactgacacaggaaacatcCAGGTAGTGTTTGACGCAGTCACTGACATCATCATCGCCAACAACCTGAGGGGGTGTGGCTTATACTGA
- the LOC135558801 gene encoding guanine nucleotide-binding protein G(o) subunit alpha-like isoform X2 — protein MGCTLSAEERAALDRSKAIEKNLKDDGVTAAKEVKLLLLGGGESGKSTIVKQMKIIHEDGFSGDDVKQYKPVVYSNTIQSLAAVLRAMDSLGIEYADKDRKADAKLVCDVVTRMEDTEPYSAELLTAMKRLWADAGTQECFNRAREYQLNDSAAYYLDSLDRIGAADYQPTEQDILRTRVKTTGIVETHFTFKNLHFRLFDVGGQRSERKKWIHCFEDVTAIIFCVALSGYDQVLHEDETTNRMHESLMLFDSICNNKFFIDTSIILFLNKKDLFEEKIKKSPLSICFPEYTGANTYDDATAYIQVQFESKSRSPNKEIYCHLTCATDTGNIQVVFDAVTDIIIANNLRGCGLY, from the exons ATGGGATGTACACTCAGCGCTGAGGAGCGCGCTGCTCTGGACAGGAGCAAAGCCATCGAAAAAAACCTGAAGGATGATGGAGTCACTGCCGCAAAGGAAGTGAAACTGCTACTGCTTG GGGGAGGAGAATCGGGCAAAAGCACCATCGTCAAACAAATGAA gatTATCCATGAGGATGGCTTTTCTGGGGATGATGTGAAGCAGTATAAGCCTGTGGTCTACAGCAACACCATCCAGAGTTTGGCTGCCGTCCTCCGAGCTATGGACTCTCTGGGCATTGAGTACGCAGACAAGGACAGAAAG gcGGATGCTAAGCTGGTGTGTGATGTGGTCACTCGTATGGAGGACACAGAGCCCTACTCAGCAGAGCTGCTGACAGCTATGAAGCGTCTGTGGGCCGATGCCGGGACCCAGGAGTGTTTCAACAGGGCCAGGGAGTACCAGCTCAATGATTCCGCTGCCTA CTACCTGGACAGTTTAGACCGTATTGGTGCTGCTGACTACCAGCCCACCGAGCAGGACATCCTGAGAACCCGAGTCAAGACCACTGGGATCGTGGAGACCCATTTCACCTTCAAAAACCTGCACTTTAG GCTGTTTGATgttggaggtcagaggtcagagagaAAGAAGTGGATCCACTGCTTTGAGGATGTGACGGCCATTATCTTCTGTGTGGCGTTAAGTGGCTATGATCAGGTTCTGCATGAGGACGAAACAACT AATCGCATGCACGAGTCCCTCATGCTCTTCGACTCTATCTGTAACAACAAGTTCTTCATCGACACCTCCATCATCCTTTTCCTCAACAAGAAGGATCTGTTCGAGGAGAAGATTAAGAAGTCACCACTGAGTATCTGTTTCCCTGAATATACAG GTGCTAACACTTATGATGATGCTACTGCATACATTCAGGTGCAATTTGAGAGTAAGAGCCGTTCGCCCAACAAGGAGATCTACTGTCACCTGACCTGTgccactgacacaggaaacatcCAGGTAGTGTTTGACGCAGTCACTGACATCATCATCGCCAACAACCTGAGGGGGTGTGGCTTATACTGA